The nucleotide sequence GGAAGGTAAACCGCCTGCTGATGAAGTGTGGTCAGAACCTGTTTATACAGGTCCCGGCGTTTGCTTTCGTCTGTACTGGTCAGCAACGCCATAATATTGCTGTCGATTTCAGCTTTATTTTCCAGCCCTGTCTGCGCCATATAATCTGCATGTGCCGGACGGCGCATACTGCTCATAAACGCATGCGGGTCGTATGGAGAGCCCCAGGTATTGTTGAAGATAAGATCAAACTCACCCGCTTTTTGCCGTTTATAAAAACGGCTGCGCTCTTCTGCCACCAAGCTAAGCCTGATGCCTGCTTTTTTCAGGTTAGCCTGCAGCACTTCTGCAATGGCTTTTTGGTTTGCATCCTGACCATGGTAAACAAGATCCAGAGACAGAAGGCGGCCACTCTTTTCCCGGTACACACCGTCAGAGGATAAATGCCAGCCTGCCTGTTCTAATAGTGAAGAGGCTAATGCCGGATCGTACCGGTAAGCGGTTAGTCCCACATCCGTATAAGGAGGGTTTTCAGCAAACAGCGTCGCTGCCGGAGTCTCTGTTCCGTAGAATATTTTTTCTGATATCGCTTTCTTATTCAGTGCATGATTGATTGCAACGCGAACCGGCAACTCTTTAGTGGCTGAGCGCGCGGTATTCATCGCAATCAGCCTGGTGGATACCGGTTCAGAAAGAGCCGTATGCACATCACCTCGGTGTCTGAAACGCTCGAATGTATCGGGAGAGATTTGTCCTTCCAGACCGTAAATCAGGTTAATCATGCCACTTTCAAATGCCATTGCACGCGCGTTAGGATCAGCAATAACCGACACCTCTACCTGCTTTGCCTTTGGAAGCTCACCCCAGTAATCCGGATTACGGACAAACACATCCTTCACACCCAGCACAGACTCTTTAAGCATCCAGGGGCCGGTACCAACCGGAGCTTTAATTCCCTCACCGGTATTACCCTTTTCCGGCATAGCCGATGGCGCCATAAAACGCACAGGCCGAACAAAGCTAAGCTCCTGCAGCGTCGGGTAATACGGGTTACGCAGATGCAGATCCAGGGTAAACTCATCCACCACTTCCACCGCTTCTATCTGGTTAATCAGCTCAAGCCAGCGATGCTTTTCAATACTCTTTAAAAGCTGTTCAAAATTGGCCTTCACTGCTGATGCGTCAAATGCTTCTCCGTTGGAAAACTTCACATCCTGGCGAAGAAAGAAACGGTAGCTTTTCCCGTTATCTGAGATCTGCCACGACTCTGCCAGCCAGGGAATCACCTCTCCGTCTTTTGCATATCTGACCAGAGGTTCATACACCATGGCTTGGGCATACATCTGGTTTGGTGACATTTGGTGAGGGTTAAGCGGACCTGCATTTACTGTCCATGAAAATTGAATTTGCGCGTGTGCCAACCCGCTAAACAAAATAAGAGCAGGAATAAAAACCTGAACAAGCTTCTTCATTGATACTACCTAGAATTACGTCAAAACCGTAGGGATTATCATGAGCTGAAGAATAAAGTAAAAAGCTGAGAACAAATGCAGAGAGTAAACGCGGCGCACTTCATAATTCTATTAATTCAGAGTGGCAATAATAGGTGAAGGGAGTGACTGGTAAAATTAAGCAGATACAAAAAAGGCACCTTTCGGTGCCTTTTTTCAGTATCGCTTTCGATTACTCTTCAGAAGAGAAACCAGCGTTCAGAAGTGCTGCCAGGTTGTCAGTAGCTTGTTCTGCTGACGGGCCTTCCTGCTCTTCACGCTTAGCCTGACGATCCTGATGGTACGCAAAACCAGTACCAGCCGGGATCAGACGACCAACGATTACGTTCTCTTTCAGGCCACGTAGCTCATCACGCTTACCAGAAACCGCAGCTTCTGTTAGTACGCGAGTTGTCTCCTGGAACGATGCTGCCGAGATGAACGACTCAGTTGCAAGAGATGCTTTAGTGATACCCAGAAGCTCACGTTCGAAACGTGCAGGCTCTTTACCTTCAGCTTCAAGAGCACGGTTAGCAATCTTAACCTGAGAGTATTCAACCTGCTCACCAGGAAGGAACTCAGAGTCACCAGCGAACGTAATAGTACACTTACGTAGCATCTGACGAACGATAGTTTCGATGTGCTTATCGTTAATCTTAACGCCCTGTAGACGGTAAACTTCCTGAACTTCGTTAGCAATGTAAGAAGTTACAGCATGGATACCACGAAGGCGCAGGATGTCATGCGGAGTTTCCGGACCATCTGCGATAACGTCACCACGTTCGATCTTCTCACCTTCGAACACGTTCAGCTGACGGTGCTTAGGAATCATCTCTTCGTAAGTGTCACCACCTTCGCGAGTGATTACCAGACGACGCTTACCTTTGGTCTCTTTACCGAAGGATACTGTACCTGTGTGCTCAGCAAGAATCGCAGGCTCTTTAGGCTTACGTGCTTCGAACAGGTCAGCAACTCGAGGAAGACCACCGGTGATATCTTTGTTACCGCCAGACTTCTGAGGAATACGAGCCAGCGTATCACCGATACCAACTTCAGCACCATCTTCGATGTTAACAATCGCTTTACCAGGCAGGAAGTAATGAGCTGGCATATCAGTACCAGGAATCGTTACATCGTTGCCCTGCTCGTCAACAAGTTTGATAGCCGGACGCATATCTTTACCCGCTGCCGGACGCGCTGCTGCTTCTGTTACTTCACTTGAAGACAGACCAGTCAGGTCATCAGTCTGACGAGAAACGGTAACACCGTCGATCATGTCTACGAACTGGATGCGACCTGCCACTTCAGTGATGATTGGCATGGTGTGCGCTTCCCAGTTAGCCACTGTTTCACCAGCTTCAACTGCGTCATCATGACCTTTAGTCAGCATAGAACCGTAAGGCAGTTTGTGCTTCTCTTTCGTACGGCCGAACTCATCAATGATAGTCAGTTCAGATGCACGGGAAGTGATTACCAGCTTACCGTCTTTGTTGGTTACGAACTTAGCATTGTGTAGCTTAACAGAACCGGTGTTCTTAGCCTGAATGCTGTTTTCAGCAGCCGCTGTCGATGCCGCACCACCGATGTGGAACGTACGCATGGTCAGCTGTGTACCAGGTTCACCGATTGACTGTGCCGCGATAACACCCACGGCTTCACCCATGTTAACAAGGTGACCGCGAGCAAGGTCACGACCGTAACACTGTGCACAACAACCGAAGTCTGAATCACAGGTAACTACAGAGCGCACTTTCATGCTGTCTACTGAGTTCTCTTCCATGATCTGACACCACTTCTCATCAATCAGAGTATTACGTGGGATCAGTACATCTTCAGTACCCGGCTTAAGAACATCTTCAGCAACAACACGACCAAGCGCAAGCTCTGTCAGTGCTACTTTAACGTCACCACCCTCGATATGAGGCATCATTTCAACGCCTTCGTGAGTGCCACAGTCATGTTCTGTAACAACCACGTCCTGTGCAACGTCTACTAGACGACGAGTCAGGTAACCGGAGTTCGCTGTCTTAAGTGCGGTATCCGCAAGACCCTTACGAGCACCGTGGGTTGAGATAAAGTACTGAAGTACGTTCAGACCTTCTTTAAAGTTCGCTGTGATAGGCGTTTCGATGATTGAGCCATCCGGACGAGCCATCAGACCACGCATACCAGCCAGCTGACGAATCTGTGCCGCAGAACCACGAGCACCGGAGTCGGCCATCATGTAGATGCTGTTGAATGATTCTTGCTGCTCTTCTTCACCGTCACGGTTGATAACAGTTTCAGAAGACAGGTTATCCATCATCGCTTTAGCAACACGGTCGTTGGTAGACGCCCAGATATCGATAACTTTGTTGTAACGCTCACCAGCAGTTACCAGACCTGACTGGAACTGATCCTGGATTTCACGTACTTCTTCTTCCGCTTCTGCGATTTCAGTGTACTTAGCGTCTGGCACAACCATATCGTCGATACCAACAGATACACCAGAAAGTGCCGCGTATGCGAAACCAGCGTACATGATCTGGTCAGCAAAGATTACCGTGTCTTTCAGACCAAGCTTACGGTAAGCCTCGTTCAGAAGGTTAGAGATCTGCTTCTTACCAAGCTTCTGGTTAACCAGGCTGTATGGCAGGCCAGATGGAACGATCTGCCAAAGCATTGCACGACCGATAGTCGTATCTACAAGCTTAGTTTCCGTTGTCTCTTCGCCGTCTTCGTCACGAACTGTTTCAGTGATACGTACTTTAACGCGAGCGTGCAGCTCAGCCATCTTAGTACGGTATGCCTTCTCAGCCTCTTCAGGGCCGGCAAGGTACATACCTTCACCTTTCACGTTGATCTTGTCACGAGTCATGTAGTAAAGACCCAATACAACGTCCTGAGAAGGTACGATGATAGGATCACCTGACGCTGGCGACAGAATGTTGTTTGTCGACATCATCAGTGTACGTGCTTCAAGCTGAGCTTCCAGAGTCAGTGGTACGTGTACCGCCATCTGGTCACCATCGAAGTCCGCGTTATATGCCGCACACACAAGTGGGTGTAGCTGAATCGCTTTACCTTCGATCAGTACTGGTTCGAACGCCTGGATACCTAGACGGTGAAGTGTAGGTGCACGGTTCAGTAGTACCGGGTGTTCACGGATTACTTCGTCCAGGATATCCCAAACGATAGCTTCTTCGCGCTCTACCATTTTCTTAGCCGCTTTGATAGTCGTAGCCATGCCACGAGTTTCCAGCTTGCTGTAGATAAATGGCTTAAATAGCTCTAGTGCCATCTTCTTAGGAAGACCACACTGGTGCAGACGAAGGTATGGACCTACTGTGATTACAGAACGGCCAGAGTAGTCTACACGCTTACCTAGTAGGTTCTGACGGAAACGACCTTGTTTACCCTTGATCATATCAGCAAGAGATTTCAGAGGACGCTTGTTAGAACCCGTGATCGCACGACCACGACGACCGTTATCAAGTAGTGCGTCAACAGACTCTTGCAGCATACGCTTTTCGTTACGTACGATGATGTCCGGAGCAGCTAGCTCTAGAAGACGCTTCAAACGGTTGTTACGGTTGATCACACGACGGTATAGGTCGTTCAGATCTGAAGTCGCAAAGCGACCGCCATCTAGTGGTACTAGTGGACGTAGATCTGGCGGAAGTACCGGAAGCACTGTCAGGATCATCCACTCTGGGTTGTTACCAGACTGAATAAACGCTTCAACAAGCTTCAGACGCTTAGTGATTTTCTTACGCTTAGTTTCTGAGTTTGTAGACTCAAGCTCTTCGCGCATCATCTCTGCTTCAGCGTGCATGTCCATAGTAGACAGCAGATCTTTGATCGCTTCTGCACCCATCTTAGCAGTGAATTCATCACCCCACTCTTCCAGGCGATCCAGATACTCTTCTTCAGTCAGCATCTGACCTTTTTCAAGATCTGTCATGCCCGGCTCTGTTACTACGTACATTTCAAAGTAAAGTACGCGTTCGATATCACGCAGTGGGATATCCATTAACAGACCGATACGAGACGGCAGTGATTTTAGGAACCAGATGTGAGCCACTGGTGATGCAAGCTCGATGTGGCCCATACGGTCACGACGAACTTTAGTTTGTGTAACTTCAACGCCACACTTCTCACAGATAACACCACGGTGTTTCAGACGCTTATATTTGCCACAAAGACATTCGTAGTCTTTTACCGGGCCAAAGATACGCGCACAGAAAAGACCATCGCGCTCTGGTTTGAACGTACGATAGTTGATCGTTTCAGGTTTTTTAACTTCACCAAAAGACCATGAACGAATCATGTCCGGTGAAGACAGACCGATTTTGATTGCATCAAATTCTTCGGTCTTGTGCTGTGCTTTCAGAAAGTTTAATAAGTCTTTCACAATCAGCTCCTGTAAGGAGTTAAAAGGGGCTTGCCATGAGGCACATTGGCAAGCTCACCTTTCTACCGATAATTCCAGTAACTGGAATTACTCTTCGTCTTCTAGCTCGATGTTGATACCCAGCGAGCGAATCTCTTTCAACAGTACGTTGAAGGATTCTGGCATACCAGGTTCCATAGCATGGTTACCGTCTACGATGTTCTTATACATCTTAGTACGGCCGTTCACGTCATCGGACTTAACAGTTAGCATTTCCTGTAGAGTATATGCAGCACCGTATGCTTCCAGTGCCCATACTTCCATCTCACCGAAACGCTGACCACCGAACTGAGCTTTACCACCAAGTGGCTGCTGAGTTACCAGGCTGTAAGAACCGGTTGAACGTGCGTGCATCTTGTCATCAACAAGGTGGTTCAGCTTAAGCATGTACATGTAACCAACAGTTACAGGACGCTCAAATGCATCACCGGTACGGCCGTCAAACAGTGTCAGCTGACCAGACTCAGGCAGGTCACCAAGCTTCAGCAGTTCTTTGATTGACGCTTCAGAAGCACCATCAAATACTGGTGTTGCGATTGGCAGACCACCGCGCAGGTTCTTAATCAGTGTGCGAACTTCGTCATCAGACAGAGCTGC is from Vibrio sp. JC009 and encodes:
- the nikA gene encoding nickel ABC transporter substrate-binding protein is translated as MKKLVQVFIPALILFSGLAHAQIQFSWTVNAGPLNPHQMSPNQMYAQAMVYEPLVRYAKDGEVIPWLAESWQISDNGKSYRFFLRQDVKFSNGEAFDASAVKANFEQLLKSIEKHRWLELINQIEAVEVVDEFTLDLHLRNPYYPTLQELSFVRPVRFMAPSAMPEKGNTGEGIKAPVGTGPWMLKESVLGVKDVFVRNPDYWGELPKAKQVEVSVIADPNARAMAFESGMINLIYGLEGQISPDTFERFRHRGDVHTALSEPVSTRLIAMNTARSATKELPVRVAINHALNKKAISEKIFYGTETPAATLFAENPPYTDVGLTAYRYDPALASSLLEQAGWHLSSDGVYREKSGRLLSLDLVYHGQDANQKAIAEVLQANLKKAGIRLSLVAEERSRFYKRQKAGEFDLIFNNTWGSPYDPHAFMSSMRRPAHADYMAQTGLENKAEIDSNIMALLTSTDESKRRDLYKQVLTTLHQQAVYLPVTYMRVTGVSSQDLGELEMGNTVFDIPFEKLGTR
- the rpoC gene encoding DNA-directed RNA polymerase subunit beta', with amino-acid sequence MKDLLNFLKAQHKTEEFDAIKIGLSSPDMIRSWSFGEVKKPETINYRTFKPERDGLFCARIFGPVKDYECLCGKYKRLKHRGVICEKCGVEVTQTKVRRDRMGHIELASPVAHIWFLKSLPSRIGLLMDIPLRDIERVLYFEMYVVTEPGMTDLEKGQMLTEEEYLDRLEEWGDEFTAKMGAEAIKDLLSTMDMHAEAEMMREELESTNSETKRKKITKRLKLVEAFIQSGNNPEWMILTVLPVLPPDLRPLVPLDGGRFATSDLNDLYRRVINRNNRLKRLLELAAPDIIVRNEKRMLQESVDALLDNGRRGRAITGSNKRPLKSLADMIKGKQGRFRQNLLGKRVDYSGRSVITVGPYLRLHQCGLPKKMALELFKPFIYSKLETRGMATTIKAAKKMVEREEAIVWDILDEVIREHPVLLNRAPTLHRLGIQAFEPVLIEGKAIQLHPLVCAAYNADFDGDQMAVHVPLTLEAQLEARTLMMSTNNILSPASGDPIIVPSQDVVLGLYYMTRDKINVKGEGMYLAGPEEAEKAYRTKMAELHARVKVRITETVRDEDGEETTETKLVDTTIGRAMLWQIVPSGLPYSLVNQKLGKKQISNLLNEAYRKLGLKDTVIFADQIMYAGFAYAALSGVSVGIDDMVVPDAKYTEIAEAEEEVREIQDQFQSGLVTAGERYNKVIDIWASTNDRVAKAMMDNLSSETVINRDGEEEQQESFNSIYMMADSGARGSAAQIRQLAGMRGLMARPDGSIIETPITANFKEGLNVLQYFISTHGARKGLADTALKTANSGYLTRRLVDVAQDVVVTEHDCGTHEGVEMMPHIEGGDVKVALTELALGRVVAEDVLKPGTEDVLIPRNTLIDEKWCQIMEENSVDSMKVRSVVTCDSDFGCCAQCYGRDLARGHLVNMGEAVGVIAAQSIGEPGTQLTMRTFHIGGAASTAAAENSIQAKNTGSVKLHNAKFVTNKDGKLVITSRASELTIIDEFGRTKEKHKLPYGSMLTKGHDDAVEAGETVANWEAHTMPIITEVAGRIQFVDMIDGVTVSRQTDDLTGLSSSEVTEAAARPAAGKDMRPAIKLVDEQGNDVTIPGTDMPAHYFLPGKAIVNIEDGAEVGIGDTLARIPQKSGGNKDITGGLPRVADLFEARKPKEPAILAEHTGTVSFGKETKGKRRLVITREGGDTYEEMIPKHRQLNVFEGEKIERGDVIADGPETPHDILRLRGIHAVTSYIANEVQEVYRLQGVKINDKHIETIVRQMLRKCTITFAGDSEFLPGEQVEYSQVKIANRALEAEGKEPARFERELLGITKASLATESFISAASFQETTRVLTEAAVSGKRDELRGLKENVIVGRLIPAGTGFAYHQDRQAKREEQEGPSAEQATDNLAALLNAGFSSEE